In Kitasatospora gansuensis, a genomic segment contains:
- the pulA gene encoding pullulanase-type alpha-1,6-glucosidase, with protein MAEAQPRRPRSTTPYRRPGRTAVLIAASLLATGLGAAPLAMAAPAGPPSDQAMAAQADRHDLTREQFYFVLPDRFANGEPKNDTGGLTGTRLETGLDPADKGFYHGGDLQGLIDKLDYVQGLGTTAIWMAPLFKNRPVQGTGADASAGYHGYWITDFTQVDPHFGTNAQLKELIAKAHRKGIKVFFDVITNHTADVVDYTEGKYDYRSAGAYPTLDADGNPVDETAVADAAAQWPKIGANSFPYTPSFRSEADKKAKTPSWLNDPALYHNRGNSTFVGESSTEGDFSGLDDLDTQNPRVVEGMKQIYQTWVKESGVDGFRIDTVKHVNMAFWSQWAPALKQYAAERGNKDFFMFGEVYSGDPSVTAPYVTKGKLQATLDFAFQESARKYVSQGGSAKALAELYAQDFRYTTADTNAYELPTFLGNHDMGRFGSFLQSDNPGASAEQLLQKDRFANELMFLTRGQPVVYYGDEQGFTGAGGDKDARQDMFASKTGSYNSDTVIGGSKGSADRYGQDGALYRGISTLAALRKAHPALADGAQVERYAADGAGVYAFSRIDAKQQVEYLVAVNNSAEQKTVTLDTFSAGMEFQQLYPAAGTKTTSGADRKVTVTVPAYSSVVHQAAGKLAKPAAAPQLALKAPENGSTGTVTIGAEVPGGGFNRVSFAAQVGNGPWQQLGSADNGTYRVTQDLTGVAPGTVVRYKAVVKDSGGNLRSAGGSFTTGTPAPKPVPSATSRPYAVVHYQRKNADYDGWNMYAWGDLADGESTPWPDGHGFTGRDAYGAFAYVKLKSGAADVGFVVEKGGSKDGEADRHIDLGATGEVWVKEGDPNVYTKNPDPAVPVPADTAVIHYQRADGKYDGWGLHDWTGAATPTDWGNPLMPARKDSYGAVFEVPLAAGATSLSYILHNGNDKDLPNDQSLNFATSGREIWIIGGREGHLLPQAAGSSAQLDLTSARAQWIDARTVLVPANYGAGDSALAGGTSAQLIYDAEGGLSVDKGVLSKPGQWIRLNPGTLTDAQKAKYPHLAGYRAFTVDGRDAGRIGKALRSQLIFTEHLPSGAALAATGVQIPGVLDDLYAAKAAKAQLGPVYRKSEGWGWWGDDRTVTLSLWAPTATEVSVQLFDQATGGTPRTVPLRRDEATGVWSLTRDADELDGKYYLYQVKVWAPSVRQNVTNLVTDPYSVALSADSKRSLVADLTARDTKPRGWDAHRSPQAVPANRQQIQELHVRDFSSADATVPAAERGTYKAFTESKSAGMQHLRELAKAGVTTIHLLPTFDIATVRENRADQKLPACDLNSLAADSEQQQECVAAVKAEDAYNWGYDPLHYTVPEGSYATEATGTARTVQFREMVQAMHEAGLRVVLDVVYNHTAAAGQAEHSVLDKVVPGYYQRLSDAGAVTTDSCCADTAPEHAMMNKLVVDSVLTWAKEYRVDGFRFDLMGLDPKQTMLDVQSALHGLSKERDGVEGKDVFLYGEGWNFGVVANNSRFEQASQLNMAGTGIATFNDRVRDAARGGNFMLNSAPQQGFASGLYTDPNGSAANGTSAEQKARLLHQMDQIKVGLTGNLAGYAFTDSSGTAVTGAGVDYNGAPTGYAANPGEAVEYVDAHDNTDLFDALAYKLPTTTAPADRARMQALGLSLTALSQGPGFAQAGSDLLRSKSLDANSFDSGDWFNSIQWDCTKGNGWGRGLPMAADNKEMWPTAKSLLADPRLTVGCNEIQATGAQYRQFLRIRQSSPLFALNSAAEVQKRLSFPLSGTAAETPGVITLHLDGTGLRGAEQGITVVFNATPTAQQQTVAGLKGTRQSLHQVQAQGADPVVKGASFTAPTGTFTVPARTVAVFVQG; from the coding sequence GTGGCCGAAGCCCAGCCCCGCCGCCCACGGAGCACGACCCCCTACCGACGCCCCGGCCGTACGGCCGTGCTGATCGCGGCCTCGCTGCTGGCGACCGGGCTGGGGGCCGCCCCGCTGGCGATGGCCGCCCCGGCCGGGCCGCCGTCCGACCAGGCGATGGCCGCGCAGGCGGACCGGCACGACCTGACCCGGGAGCAGTTCTACTTCGTGCTGCCGGACCGGTTCGCCAACGGTGAGCCGAAGAACGACACGGGCGGCCTCACCGGCACCCGGCTGGAGACCGGCCTCGACCCGGCCGACAAGGGCTTCTACCACGGTGGTGACCTGCAGGGCCTGATAGACAAGCTGGACTACGTCCAGGGCCTGGGCACCACCGCGATCTGGATGGCCCCGCTGTTCAAGAACCGCCCGGTGCAGGGCACCGGCGCGGACGCCTCGGCCGGGTACCACGGCTACTGGATCACCGACTTCACCCAGGTCGACCCGCACTTCGGCACCAACGCCCAGCTCAAGGAGCTGATCGCGAAGGCGCACAGGAAGGGCATCAAGGTCTTCTTCGACGTCATCACCAACCACACCGCCGACGTCGTCGACTACACCGAGGGCAAGTACGACTACCGCTCGGCCGGCGCCTACCCGACGCTGGACGCGGACGGGAACCCGGTGGACGAGACCGCCGTCGCCGACGCGGCCGCCCAGTGGCCGAAGATCGGCGCGAACTCGTTCCCCTACACGCCGTCCTTTCGGAGCGAGGCGGACAAGAAGGCCAAGACCCCGTCCTGGCTGAACGACCCCGCGCTCTACCACAACCGGGGCAACTCGACCTTCGTCGGCGAGTCCTCGACCGAGGGCGACTTCTCCGGGCTGGACGACCTGGACACCCAGAACCCCCGGGTGGTCGAGGGCATGAAGCAGATCTACCAGACCTGGGTGAAGGAGAGCGGGGTCGACGGCTTCCGGATCGACACCGTCAAGCACGTCAACATGGCCTTCTGGTCGCAGTGGGCGCCCGCGCTCAAGCAGTACGCCGCCGAGCGGGGCAACAAGGACTTCTTCATGTTCGGCGAGGTCTACTCCGGCGACCCGTCGGTCACCGCGCCGTACGTGACCAAGGGCAAGCTGCAGGCCACCCTGGACTTCGCGTTCCAGGAGAGCGCCCGCAAGTACGTCTCGCAGGGCGGCTCGGCGAAGGCGCTCGCCGAGCTGTACGCGCAGGACTTCCGCTACACGACGGCCGACACCAACGCGTACGAGCTGCCGACCTTCCTCGGCAACCACGACATGGGCCGGTTCGGCAGCTTCCTGCAGAGCGACAACCCGGGAGCCTCGGCCGAGCAGCTGCTGCAGAAGGACCGGTTCGCCAACGAGCTGATGTTCCTGACCCGGGGTCAGCCGGTGGTCTACTACGGCGACGAGCAGGGCTTCACCGGCGCGGGCGGCGACAAGGACGCCCGGCAGGACATGTTCGCCTCGAAGACCGGCTCCTACAACAGCGACACCGTGATCGGCGGCAGCAAGGGCTCGGCCGACCGGTACGGACAGGACGGCGCGCTGTACCGGGGGATCAGCACCCTGGCCGCGCTGCGCAAGGCGCACCCGGCGCTGGCCGACGGCGCGCAGGTCGAGCGGTACGCGGCGGACGGCGCGGGCGTGTACGCGTTCTCCCGGATCGACGCGAAGCAGCAGGTCGAGTACCTGGTCGCGGTGAACAACTCGGCCGAGCAGAAGACCGTCACGCTGGACACCTTCTCGGCGGGCATGGAGTTCCAGCAGCTCTACCCGGCCGCCGGGACGAAGACCACCAGCGGCGCCGACCGCAAGGTCACCGTGACCGTGCCCGCGTACTCCTCGGTGGTGCACCAGGCGGCGGGGAAGCTCGCCAAGCCGGCCGCCGCGCCCCAACTCGCCCTGAAGGCACCCGAGAACGGCTCGACCGGCACCGTCACGATCGGCGCCGAGGTGCCGGGCGGCGGCTTCAACCGGGTCTCGTTCGCCGCGCAGGTCGGTAACGGCCCCTGGCAGCAGCTCGGTTCGGCCGACAACGGTACGTACCGGGTCACCCAGGACCTGACCGGGGTCGCGCCCGGCACCGTGGTCCGGTACAAGGCGGTGGTCAAGGACTCCGGCGGCAACCTCCGTTCCGCCGGCGGGAGTTTCACCACCGGCACCCCCGCGCCCAAGCCGGTGCCGAGCGCCACCTCGCGCCCGTACGCGGTCGTGCACTACCAGCGGAAGAACGCCGACTACGACGGCTGGAACATGTACGCCTGGGGCGACCTGGCCGACGGCGAGTCCACCCCCTGGCCGGACGGGCACGGCTTCACCGGGCGGGACGCCTACGGGGCCTTCGCCTACGTGAAGTTGAAGAGCGGCGCGGCCGACGTCGGCTTCGTGGTGGAGAAGGGCGGCAGCAAGGACGGCGAGGCCGACCGGCACATCGACCTGGGTGCCACCGGTGAGGTCTGGGTCAAGGAGGGCGACCCGAACGTCTACACCAAGAACCCCGACCCGGCCGTCCCGGTGCCCGCCGACACGGCGGTGATCCACTACCAGCGGGCCGACGGCAAGTACGACGGCTGGGGCCTGCACGACTGGACCGGCGCGGCCACCCCGACCGACTGGGGCAACCCCCTGATGCCGGCCCGCAAGGACTCCTACGGCGCGGTCTTCGAGGTGCCGCTGGCGGCGGGGGCGACCAGCCTCAGCTACATCCTGCACAACGGCAACGACAAGGACCTGCCCAACGACCAGTCGCTGAACTTCGCCACCAGCGGCCGGGAGATCTGGATCATCGGCGGCCGGGAGGGCCACCTGCTGCCGCAGGCGGCCGGCAGCTCCGCACAGCTCGACCTCACCTCGGCCCGGGCCCAGTGGATCGACGCGAGGACCGTACTGGTTCCGGCCAACTACGGTGCGGGGGACAGCGCGTTGGCGGGTGGCACCAGCGCCCAGCTGATCTACGACGCCGAGGGCGGCCTCAGCGTCGACAAGGGCGTGCTGAGCAAGCCGGGCCAGTGGATCCGACTCAACCCGGGCACCCTGACGGACGCTCAGAAGGCCAAGTACCCGCACCTGGCGGGCTACCGGGCCTTCACCGTGGACGGCCGGGACGCCGGGCGGATCGGCAAGGCGCTGCGCAGCCAGCTGATCTTCACCGAGCACCTGCCGAGCGGCGCGGCGCTGGCCGCCACCGGCGTACAGATCCCGGGCGTGCTGGACGACCTGTACGCGGCCAAGGCCGCCAAGGCCCAACTCGGCCCGGTCTACCGGAAGTCCGAGGGCTGGGGCTGGTGGGGCGACGACCGCACGGTGACCCTGTCGCTCTGGGCGCCGACCGCCACCGAGGTCTCGGTCCAGCTCTTCGACCAGGCCACCGGCGGTACACCGAGGACGGTGCCGCTGCGCCGGGACGAGGCGACCGGGGTCTGGTCGCTGACCCGGGACGCCGACGAGCTGGACGGCAAGTACTACCTGTACCAGGTCAAGGTCTGGGCGCCGAGCGTCCGGCAGAACGTCACCAACCTGGTCACCGACCCGTACTCGGTGGCGCTCTCGGCGGACTCCAAGCGCAGCCTGGTGGCCGATCTGACGGCCCGTGACACCAAGCCGCGCGGCTGGGACGCGCACCGCTCGCCGCAGGCGGTGCCGGCGAACCGGCAGCAGATCCAGGAGCTGCACGTCCGGGACTTCTCCTCGGCGGACGCCACCGTGCCCGCCGCCGAGCGGGGCACCTACAAGGCGTTCACCGAGTCGAAGTCGGCCGGGATGCAGCACCTGCGCGAGCTGGCGAAGGCGGGTGTCACCACCATCCACCTGCTGCCGACCTTCGACATCGCCACCGTCCGGGAGAACCGGGCCGACCAGAAGCTGCCCGCCTGCGACCTGAACTCCCTTGCGGCGGACAGCGAGCAGCAGCAGGAGTGCGTGGCGGCGGTCAAGGCCGAGGACGCGTACAACTGGGGCTACGACCCGCTGCACTACACCGTCCCGGAGGGCTCGTACGCCACCGAGGCGACCGGCACGGCGCGCACCGTGCAGTTCCGCGAGATGGTGCAGGCGATGCACGAGGCGGGTCTGCGAGTGGTGCTGGACGTGGTCTACAACCACACCGCGGCGGCCGGTCAGGCCGAGCACTCGGTGCTCGACAAGGTGGTGCCCGGCTACTACCAACGGCTCAGCGACGCGGGCGCGGTGACCACCGACAGCTGCTGCGCGGACACCGCGCCGGAGCACGCGATGATGAACAAGCTGGTGGTCGACTCGGTGCTGACCTGGGCGAAGGAGTACCGGGTCGACGGCTTCCGGTTCGACCTGATGGGCCTGGACCCGAAGCAGACCATGCTGGACGTCCAGTCGGCGCTGCACGGGCTGAGCAAGGAGCGCGACGGGGTCGAGGGGAAGGACGTCTTCCTCTACGGCGAGGGCTGGAACTTCGGCGTGGTGGCCAACAACTCCCGCTTCGAGCAGGCGAGTCAGCTCAACATGGCGGGCACCGGCATCGCCACCTTCAACGACCGGGTGCGGGACGCGGCCCGGGGCGGCAACTTCATGCTGAACTCGGCGCCCCAGCAGGGCTTCGCCTCCGGCCTGTACACCGATCCCAACGGGTCGGCGGCGAACGGGACTTCGGCCGAGCAGAAGGCCCGGCTGCTGCACCAGATGGACCAGATCAAGGTCGGTCTGACCGGCAACCTGGCGGGCTACGCGTTCACCGACAGCAGCGGAACGGCCGTCACCGGCGCGGGAGTCGACTACAACGGCGCCCCGACCGGCTACGCGGCCAACCCCGGTGAAGCGGTCGAGTACGTCGACGCGCACGACAACACCGACCTGTTCGACGCGCTGGCCTACAAGCTGCCGACCACGACCGCCCCGGCGGACCGGGCCCGGATGCAGGCGCTCGGCCTTTCGCTGACCGCGCTGAGCCAGGGGCCCGGCTTCGCCCAGGCCGGCAGTGACCTGCTGCGTTCCAAGTCGCTGGACGCCAACTCCTTCGACTCCGGTGACTGGTTCAACTCGATCCAGTGGGACTGCACCAAGGGCAACGGCTGGGGCCGGGGCCTGCCGATGGCGGCCGACAACAAGGAGATGTGGCCGACCGCCAAGTCGCTGCTGGCCGATCCCCGGCTGACCGTGGGCTGCAACGAGATTCAGGCCACCGGCGCGCAGTACCGGCAGTTCCTCCGGATCCGGCAGTCCTCGCCGCTGTTCGCGCTGAACAGCGCGGCCGAGGTGCAGAAGCGGCTGTCCTTCCCGCTGTCGGGCACGGCGGCCGAGACGCCCGGGGTGATCACCCTGCACCTGGACGGCACCGGCCTGCGCGGCGCGGAGCAGGGCATCACCGTGGTGTTCAACGCCACCCCGACCGCTCAGCAGCAGACCGTGGCCGGCCTGAAGGGCACCCGTCAGTCGCTGCACCAGGTGCAGGCGCAGGGGGCCGATCCGGTGGTGAAGGGGGCCTCCTTCACGGCTCCCACCGGCACCTTCACCGTTCCCGCCCGTACGGTCGCGGTGTTCGTACAGGGTTAG
- a CDS encoding phosphatase PAP2 family protein produces MGESTEQFAADAAGGQAAAQAGSVPGEGRTGHRPDGATRAAQSTGAAVRSRIRDQRRSPARPRLWFELALIGVSYWLYSLVRNAVPEQDVIAQRHATWIWDLEQRLGVAVEHGINHAVDSVGWLIVGMNYYYATLHFIVTIGVLVWLYRSHPGRYAAARTVLFVTTGLALIGFYFYPLAPPRLMTGGGFIDTVKVHDTWGSMASGAAASVSNQYAAMPSMHIGWSLWCGLTIFFLARAAWVRALGLLYPALTLLVIVSTANHFWMDAVGGALCLALGFTAARLLYHVWVYQLPRTKGAPTDDLTVPEQWTLTKVSH; encoded by the coding sequence ATGGGGGAATCGACCGAGCAGTTCGCAGCCGACGCCGCAGGCGGCCAGGCGGCGGCGCAGGCCGGTTCCGTCCCGGGCGAAGGCCGTACCGGCCACCGACCGGACGGAGCCACCCGCGCCGCCCAGTCCACCGGCGCAGCCGTCCGCAGCCGCATCCGGGACCAGCGCCGCTCCCCGGCCAGGCCCCGGCTCTGGTTCGAACTCGCCCTGATCGGGGTCAGCTACTGGCTGTACTCCCTGGTCCGCAACGCGGTGCCCGAGCAGGACGTCATCGCCCAGCGGCACGCGACCTGGATCTGGGACCTCGAGCAGCGCCTCGGCGTCGCGGTCGAGCACGGCATCAACCACGCGGTCGACTCGGTCGGCTGGCTGATCGTCGGGATGAACTACTACTACGCCACGCTGCACTTCATCGTGACCATAGGCGTGCTGGTCTGGCTCTACCGCTCCCACCCCGGCCGCTACGCGGCCGCCCGCACGGTGCTCTTCGTCACCACCGGCCTGGCCCTGATCGGGTTCTACTTCTACCCGCTCGCCCCGCCCCGCCTGATGACCGGCGGCGGCTTCATCGACACCGTCAAGGTGCACGACACCTGGGGCTCGATGGCCTCCGGCGCGGCGGCCAGCGTCTCCAACCAGTACGCGGCGATGCCCTCGATGCACATCGGGTGGTCGCTCTGGTGCGGCCTGACCATCTTCTTCCTGGCCCGCGCGGCCTGGGTCCGGGCGCTCGGCCTGCTCTACCCCGCCCTCACCCTGCTGGTCATCGTCTCCACCGCCAACCACTTCTGGATGGACGCGGTCGGCGGCGCCCTCTGCCTGGCCCTCGGCTTCACGGCCGCCCGCCTGCTCTACCACGTCTGGGTCTACCAACTCCCCCGCACCAAGGGCGCCCCCACGGACGACCTGACGGTCCCGGAACAGTGGACTCTCACGAAGGTCAGCCACTGA
- a CDS encoding bifunctional [glutamine synthetase] adenylyltransferase/[glutamine synthetase]-adenylyl-L-tyrosine phosphorylase: MVAERSSRLEVRLVRRGFSDPQVAVGLLEEPWLHGLADDPLLLDALGATADPDLALLGLARLLEALDPAERHTLRDTLTSSKPLRDRLLSVLGASTALGDHLARHPRDWHALVTFELRDIHPGTEDFRRELHRRMRTAGTDRADALRIAYRRCLLTIAARDLSGTTDLPQTAAELADLAGATLQTALEIAAEEDPESAGRCRLAVIGMGKCGGRELNYVSDVDVIFVAEPQEGVEEHLAMQAGTRLAARLTRLCADTTGEGTIWPVDANLRPEGRNGPLVRTLASHLAYYQRWAKTWEFQALLKARPVAGDAELGAAYAEATAALVWQAAERDNFVADVQQMRRRVVDAIPAREVDRQLKLGPGGLRDVEFAVQLLQLVHGRTDLRLHSPTTLQALEALSAGGYVGRADAASLDAAYRFLRAMEHRIQLHRLRRTHLMPTDPADLRRLARSLAAHINDDTNADPVAALQREWKRHAVEVRRLHEKLFYRPLLDAVAELPAGVIGLSNEAAKARLEALGYADPAAALRHLSALASGVSRKAAIQRTLLPVLLGWFADSADPDAGLLNFRQVSDALGRTPWYLRLLRDESAAAEQLARVLSAGRLAPDLLLRAPEAVAMLGDPQGLQPRGRVALTQEIQAAVGRAGSAAAGVAAARAVRRRELFRTSAADVLGRFDEEPGAAVDAAGEALTVLNAATLQGALQACVAEWEAANGELPTRLAVIAMGRFGGREMGYGSDADVLFVHEPLLGVLDQDAAKAAFTVCNQLRTLLASPSTEPPLLVDADLRPEGRQGPLVRTLGSYEAYYRRWSHVWEFQALLRAEPVAGDPGLGERFRALIDPLRYPGAGVPTQDLLEIRRIKARIEAERLPRGADPTTHTKIGRGGLADVEWTVQLLQLQHGHVVPGLRTTRTRAALAAAVDAGLVGAEDAAVLDAAWVLASRVRSAVMLVRGRPGDSFPGEARELAGVARYLGYGSGHTGELVDDYRRTTRRARAVVEDLFYG, encoded by the coding sequence GTGGTGGCGGAGCGGAGCAGTCGGCTGGAAGTGCGCCTGGTGCGGCGGGGGTTCTCCGACCCGCAGGTCGCCGTCGGGCTGCTCGAGGAGCCCTGGCTGCACGGGCTGGCGGACGATCCGCTGCTGCTGGACGCGCTCGGCGCGACCGCCGACCCCGACCTCGCGCTGCTCGGCCTGGCCCGGCTGCTGGAGGCGCTCGACCCGGCCGAACGGCACACCCTGCGGGACACCCTGACCAGCTCCAAGCCGCTCCGCGACCGGCTGCTCTCGGTGCTCGGCGCCTCCACCGCGCTCGGCGACCACCTGGCCAGGCACCCCCGGGACTGGCACGCCCTGGTCACCTTCGAACTCCGCGACATCCACCCCGGCACCGAGGACTTCCGGCGCGAGCTGCACCGCCGGATGCGGACCGCGGGCACCGACCGGGCGGACGCGCTGCGGATCGCCTACCGGCGCTGCCTGCTGACCATCGCCGCCCGCGACCTGAGCGGCACCACCGACCTGCCGCAGACCGCCGCCGAACTGGCCGACCTGGCCGGCGCTACCCTGCAGACCGCGCTGGAGATCGCCGCCGAGGAGGACCCGGAGTCGGCCGGACGCTGCCGGCTCGCGGTGATCGGCATGGGCAAGTGCGGCGGCCGCGAGCTCAACTACGTCTCCGACGTGGACGTGATCTTCGTCGCCGAACCGCAGGAGGGTGTCGAGGAGCACCTGGCGATGCAGGCCGGCACCCGGCTGGCCGCCCGGCTGACCCGGCTCTGCGCGGACACCACCGGCGAGGGCACCATCTGGCCGGTGGACGCCAACCTGCGCCCCGAGGGCCGCAACGGGCCGCTGGTCCGCACCCTGGCCAGCCACCTGGCGTACTACCAGCGCTGGGCCAAGACCTGGGAGTTCCAGGCCCTGCTGAAGGCCCGTCCGGTGGCGGGCGACGCCGAGCTCGGCGCCGCGTACGCCGAGGCCACCGCCGCGCTGGTCTGGCAGGCCGCCGAGCGGGACAACTTCGTCGCCGACGTCCAGCAGATGCGCCGCCGGGTGGTGGACGCGATCCCCGCCCGCGAGGTGGACCGGCAGCTCAAGCTCGGCCCCGGCGGGCTGCGCGACGTCGAGTTCGCGGTGCAGCTGCTGCAGTTGGTGCACGGCCGCACCGACCTCCGGCTGCACAGCCCCACCACCCTGCAGGCGCTGGAGGCACTCAGCGCGGGCGGCTACGTCGGCCGGGCCGACGCCGCCTCACTGGACGCCGCGTACCGCTTCCTGCGCGCGATGGAGCACCGGATCCAGCTGCACCGGCTGCGCCGCACCCACCTGATGCCCACCGACCCGGCCGACCTGCGCCGACTGGCCCGCTCGCTCGCCGCGCACATCAACGACGACACCAACGCCGACCCGGTGGCCGCGCTCCAGCGGGAGTGGAAGCGGCACGCGGTCGAGGTCAGGCGGCTGCACGAGAAGCTGTTCTACCGCCCGCTGCTGGACGCCGTGGCCGAGCTGCCGGCCGGTGTGATCGGGCTCTCCAACGAGGCGGCCAAGGCCCGGCTCGAGGCTCTCGGCTACGCCGATCCGGCGGCCGCGCTGCGCCACCTGAGCGCGCTCGCCTCCGGGGTGAGCCGCAAGGCCGCGATCCAGCGCACCCTGCTGCCGGTGCTGCTCGGCTGGTTCGCCGACTCGGCCGACCCCGACGCCGGGCTGTTGAACTTCCGTCAGGTCTCCGACGCGCTCGGCCGCACCCCCTGGTACCTGCGGCTGCTGCGGGACGAGAGCGCGGCCGCCGAACAGCTGGCCCGGGTGCTCTCGGCCGGCCGACTGGCCCCCGACCTGCTGCTCCGGGCCCCCGAGGCGGTGGCCATGCTCGGCGACCCGCAGGGCCTCCAGCCGCGCGGGCGGGTGGCACTGACCCAGGAGATCCAGGCCGCCGTCGGCCGGGCCGGATCGGCCGCCGCCGGGGTCGCCGCGGCCCGCGCCGTCCGCCGCCGGGAGCTGTTCCGGACCTCCGCCGCCGACGTGCTGGGCCGCTTCGACGAGGAGCCCGGCGCCGCCGTGGACGCGGCGGGCGAGGCGCTCACCGTCCTGAACGCCGCCACCCTGCAGGGTGCGCTGCAGGCCTGCGTGGCCGAGTGGGAGGCCGCCAACGGCGAGCTGCCGACCAGGCTCGCGGTGATCGCGATGGGCCGGTTCGGCGGACGCGAGATGGGCTATGGCTCGGACGCGGACGTGCTCTTCGTGCACGAGCCGCTGCTCGGAGTGCTGGACCAGGACGCCGCCAAAGCCGCATTCACGGTCTGCAACCAGCTGCGGACGCTGCTCGCCTCGCCGTCCACCGAACCGCCGCTGCTGGTCGACGCCGACCTCCGGCCGGAGGGCCGGCAGGGCCCGCTGGTCCGGACGCTGGGCTCGTACGAGGCGTACTACCGGCGCTGGTCGCACGTCTGGGAGTTCCAGGCCCTGCTGCGGGCCGAACCGGTCGCGGGCGACCCCGGGCTGGGGGAGCGGTTCCGGGCGCTGATCGACCCGCTGCGGTACCCCGGGGCCGGGGTGCCCACCCAGGACCTGCTGGAGATCCGCCGGATCAAGGCCCGGATCGAGGCCGAGCGCCTGCCGCGCGGGGCCGACCCGACCACCCACACCAAGATCGGGCGGGGCGGTCTGGCGGACGTGGAGTGGACGGTGCAGCTGCTCCAGCTGCAGCACGGGCACGTGGTGCCCGGCCTGCGGACCACCCGGACCCGGGCCGCCCTCGCGGCGGCGGTCGACGCCGGGCTGGTCGGGGCGGAGGACGCGGCGGTGCTGGACGCGGCGTGGGTGCTGGCGTCGCGGGTACGCAGTGCGGTGATGCTGGTCCGCGGCCGGCCGGGGGACAGCTTCCCCGGGGAGGCCCGCGAACTGGCCGGCGTGGCCCGCTACCTCGGCTACGGCTCCGGCCACACGGGCGAGCTGGTCGACGACTACCGCCGCACCACGCGGCGGGCCCGAGCCGTGGTGGAGGACCTTTTCTACGGTTAA